One Salvia splendens isolate huo1 chromosome 22, SspV2, whole genome shotgun sequence DNA segment encodes these proteins:
- the LOC121785812 gene encoding histone H4, translating to MSGRGKGGKGLGKGGAKRHRKVLRDNIQGITKPAIRRLARRGGVKRISGLIYEETRGVLKIFLENVIRDAVTYTEHARRKTVTAMDVVYALKRQGRTLYGFGG from the coding sequence ATGTCTGGCCGCGGCAAAGGAGGTAAAGGATTGGGCAAGGGAGGCGCGAAACGACACCGTAAGGTGCTCCGCGACAACATCCAAGGGATCACGAAGCCGGCGATCCGACGCCTGGCTCGCAGGGGCGGCGTCAAGCGCATCAGCGGCCTGATCTACGAGGAGACTCGCGGCGTGCTGAAGATCTTCCTCGAGAACGTCATCCGCGACGCCGTGACCTACACCGAGCACGCTCGCCGGAAAACTGTGACGGCGATGGATGTCGTCTACGCTCTCAAGAGGCAGGGACGCACTCTCTACGGATTCGGCGGTTAG